The Leptospira sp. WS39.C2 genome contains a region encoding:
- a CDS encoding ABC transporter ATP-binding protein: MPFAIELEGLEKTYKNGVNALKSIDLKVETGDFFALLGPNGAGKSTTIGILSSLVNKSKGKVKIFGVSIDENPNLAKTFIGIVPQEFNFGIFEAVEQILINQAGFYGMPLKEAKERGKYYLDKLSLYDKRKSAAGTLSGGMKRRLMIARALIHDPKLLILDEPTAGVDIEIRRSMWDFLKELNKEGKTIVLTTHYLEEAESLCKNIAIIDKGEIVENTSMKKLLQRLDKETFIIDLKKSFKSKPISKKYNWLWLDDHSLEVQLDKKSSVNDLFVELTKLKMDVLSLRNKSNRLEELFLSLTGKH; the protein is encoded by the coding sequence ATCCCATTTGCAATAGAATTAGAAGGCTTAGAAAAAACGTATAAAAATGGTGTTAATGCCCTTAAGTCCATAGACCTAAAAGTAGAAACGGGAGATTTTTTTGCACTACTTGGACCAAACGGTGCAGGCAAATCCACAACCATTGGGATCCTCAGTTCTCTTGTGAATAAATCAAAAGGTAAGGTTAAAATTTTTGGCGTTTCCATAGATGAAAATCCCAATTTAGCAAAAACTTTCATTGGGATTGTTCCCCAAGAATTCAATTTTGGTATTTTTGAAGCCGTCGAACAAATCCTCATCAACCAAGCTGGTTTTTACGGTATGCCACTGAAAGAAGCCAAAGAACGCGGGAAATATTATCTTGATAAATTGTCATTGTATGACAAACGGAAATCAGCAGCAGGAACCCTCAGTGGCGGAATGAAACGTAGGTTAATGATCGCAAGAGCCCTAATCCATGATCCTAAATTACTCATATTAGATGAACCAACTGCAGGGGTAGATATTGAAATCCGAAGGTCCATGTGGGATTTTTTAAAAGAACTCAACAAAGAAGGAAAAACCATCGTTCTTACCACCCATTATTTAGAAGAAGCAGAATCCCTTTGTAAAAATATCGCGATCATCGACAAAGGAGAAATTGTCGAAAATACCTCGATGAAAAAACTATTGCAAAGATTGGATAAAGAAACCTTTATCATTGATTTGAAAAAATCGTTTAAATCAAAACCAATATCAAAAAAATACAATTGGTTGTGGTTAGACGATCATAGTTTAGAAGTCCAACTGGACAAAAAATCTTCTGTAAACGATCTATTTGTCGAATTAACAAAACTAAAAATGGATGTATTAAGTTTAAGAAACAAATCAAATCGACTAGAAGAATTGTTTTTATCACTTACCGGGAAACATTAA
- a CDS encoding endonuclease: protein MFFGIGFVVLSQTNETQTTEKHKITDFQKAKRVLKRFYAKVGKDFYCGCSFEKDEEELGRFKIDVSSCGLQARKDAKRQTWIEWEHIVPAYQFGKDRECWTKSNCESNGKNLRGRKCCQANDAVFNEMEADMHNIVPVPGEINADRGILPFGEIQGETREYGSCDFEINFKGSLAEPKPEIRGDIARIYFYMEWRYQIPIPEGKRKLYETWNQEDPPDTFEIRKNEIVERLQKVKNPFVEGGFPNP from the coding sequence ATATTTTTTGGGATAGGGTTTGTTGTCCTGTCACAAACAAACGAAACACAAACAACGGAAAAACACAAAATCACCGATTTCCAAAAAGCCAAACGAGTGTTAAAGCGATTTTATGCAAAAGTTGGTAAAGATTTTTATTGTGGGTGTTCATTTGAAAAGGATGAAGAGGAACTAGGTAGATTCAAAATCGATGTCAGTTCTTGCGGTTTACAAGCAAGAAAAGATGCCAAACGACAAACTTGGATTGAGTGGGAACACATTGTACCCGCATACCAATTTGGAAAAGATAGAGAGTGTTGGACAAAATCAAATTGTGAATCAAATGGAAAAAATCTACGTGGCCGAAAGTGTTGCCAGGCTAATGACGCAGTGTTTAATGAAATGGAAGCAGATATGCACAATATTGTCCCTGTGCCTGGCGAAATCAATGCTGATCGGGGAATCTTACCCTTTGGAGAAATCCAAGGTGAAACGCGAGAGTATGGTTCGTGTGATTTTGAAATCAATTTTAAAGGTTCTTTGGCAGAACCAAAACCGGAAATCCGTGGGGACATTGCTCGGATCTACTTTTATATGGAATGGCGCTACCAAATCCCAATCCCGGAAGGAAAACGTAAACTATACGAAACCTGGAATCAGGAGGACCCACCAGACACCTTTGAAATCCGAAAGAATGAAATCGTGGAACGTTTGCAGAAAGTCAAAAACCCCTTTGTCGAAGGTGGATTTCCCAATCCATAA
- a CDS encoding glutathione S-transferase family protein — protein sequence MTKPTLISFKLCPYVQRSVINLLEKKVDYEIKYIDLANKPDWFLKISPFGRVPVLVLGEDVLFESAVINEYLDETNLPSLHPNDPIQKAKHRAWAEFASALLVDQYGWTMAKEEAESNKKKEEMLSKFKILESILPEPKNGKLFFAGESMHLVDTAYAPFFMRLDFLKSVSETFDLVSGFPKVKVWSDTLLSLPSVKNSVLPEVPKEYLVFIKAHNSWLGGKL from the coding sequence ATGACAAAACCAACCCTTATCAGTTTCAAACTCTGCCCTTATGTCCAACGTTCGGTGATCAATCTCTTGGAAAAAAAGGTAGATTACGAAATCAAATACATTGACTTAGCGAACAAACCTGATTGGTTTTTGAAAATTTCCCCATTTGGCCGTGTGCCAGTCCTAGTTTTGGGCGAAGATGTTTTATTTGAATCAGCAGTCATCAATGAGTATTTGGATGAAACCAATCTCCCTTCACTCCATCCAAACGACCCGATCCAAAAAGCTAAACATAGAGCTTGGGCAGAATTCGCAAGTGCCCTACTTGTTGACCAATATGGATGGACCATGGCAAAGGAAGAAGCCGAATCAAACAAAAAGAAAGAAGAGATGCTCTCTAAATTTAAAATCTTAGAATCTATTTTACCAGAACCTAAAAATGGAAAATTATTCTTTGCGGGTGAAAGTATGCACCTTGTTGATACAGCGTATGCACCATTTTTTATGCGTTTAGATTTTCTAAAATCCGTTAGCGAAACTTTTGATTTGGTTAGTGGATTTCCCAAAGTAAAGGTTTGGAGTGATACCTTACTTTCTTTGCCTTCTGTCAAGAATTCTGTTTTACCAGAAGTGCCAAAAGAATACCTTGTTTTTATCAAAGCACACAATTCATGGCTTGGAGGAAAATTATAA
- the serA gene encoding phosphoglycerate dehydrogenase encodes MVSYPKGKIKVLLLENIHKDAYELFHRDGFDVTLVKDAMEEEELIAKIADVHVLGIRSKTNVTKKALDNAKKLMTVGCFCIGTNQVELEEAEKKAVPVFNAPYSNTRSVAELVIAEIIMLARKASDQSKDVHLGKWNKIAKGCFEVRGKTLGIIGYGHIGTQVSVLAESMGMRVVFYDIISKLPLGNATSAHSYEELLQQSDFISFHVPETDETKNLFRKEHLPLLKNGAYVLNLSRGKVLEIDALVEGIKSGKIAGAGVDVFPEEPKSNDDPFVSPLQGLPNVILTPHIGGSTEEAQKNIGTEVAEKLLKFINNGSTTFSVNFPNIELGSLKSGYHRILNIHQNQPGFLRDINSIISDMGGNILTQNLSTSANIGYLSMEIDKNLGDELKDKIKAHKHSIRTRILY; translated from the coding sequence ATGGTATCTTATCCCAAAGGAAAAATAAAAGTCCTACTTCTGGAAAACATCCACAAGGATGCATACGAACTTTTCCATAGAGATGGTTTTGATGTGACCCTCGTAAAGGATGCGATGGAAGAAGAGGAACTCATAGCAAAAATTGCTGATGTTCATGTCCTCGGTATCCGAAGCAAAACGAATGTCACAAAAAAGGCTCTTGATAATGCGAAAAAACTGATGACGGTAGGATGTTTTTGCATCGGAACGAACCAAGTCGAATTGGAAGAAGCCGAAAAAAAAGCAGTCCCCGTTTTCAATGCCCCATATAGCAACACAAGGTCAGTGGCTGAACTTGTTATAGCAGAAATCATCATGCTTGCACGAAAAGCTTCAGACCAATCAAAAGATGTCCACCTTGGCAAATGGAACAAAATTGCCAAAGGATGTTTTGAAGTGAGAGGGAAAACTCTCGGAATCATCGGGTATGGTCATATTGGAACACAAGTATCGGTTCTTGCGGAATCGATGGGTATGCGAGTTGTGTTTTACGATATCATTTCCAAACTTCCTCTTGGGAATGCAACATCGGCACATAGTTATGAAGAACTACTCCAACAATCTGATTTTATTTCTTTCCATGTACCGGAGACAGATGAGACAAAAAATTTATTCCGTAAAGAACACTTACCTCTTTTAAAGAATGGAGCTTATGTTTTAAACTTATCTCGTGGGAAGGTACTTGAAATTGATGCACTTGTGGAAGGGATCAAATCAGGAAAAATTGCAGGTGCTGGTGTAGACGTTTTTCCTGAAGAACCTAAATCCAATGATGATCCATTCGTTAGCCCTCTCCAAGGCCTTCCCAATGTGATCCTCACTCCCCATATTGGAGGCTCCACAGAAGAAGCGCAAAAAAATATTGGAACAGAAGTTGCAGAAAAATTATTAAAATTCATTAATAATGGATCAACGACATTCTCCGTAAATTTTCCCAATATTGAATTAGGAAGTTTAAAATCTGGATACCACAGAATCTTAAACATCCACCAAAACCAACCTGGATTCTTACGTGATATCAACTCCATTATATCTGATATGGGTGGGAATATCCTCACACAAAACTTGAGTACCTCAGCAAACATAGGTTATCTGAGTATGGAAATTGATAAAAATTTGGGCGATGAACTAAAAGACAAAATCAAAGCTCACAAACATTCGATTCGTACAAGAATTCTCTATTAA
- the grxD gene encoding Grx4 family monothiol glutaredoxin: MEQELKEKIESLIKSEKVFLFMKGTPEMPQCGFSAGVVSTLKQQGIPFGSFNVLSDMKVREGIKEYTNWPTIPQLYIDGEFVGGHDITVQMAQSGELKKKVS, translated from the coding sequence ATGGAACAAGAGTTAAAAGAAAAAATTGAATCGTTAATCAAATCGGAAAAGGTATTCCTTTTTATGAAAGGCACACCAGAAATGCCACAATGTGGTTTCTCAGCAGGGGTGGTTTCCACTCTCAAACAACAAGGAATTCCTTTTGGATCTTTTAATGTACTTTCTGATATGAAAGTTAGAGAAGGAATCAAAGAATATACCAATTGGCCTACAATCCCACAGTTGTATATCGATGGAGAATTTGTCGGAGGCCATGACATCACAGTCCAAATGGCTCAATCTGGTGAGCTCAAAAAAAAAGTAAGTTAG
- a CDS encoding BolA/IbaG family iron-sulfur metabolism protein, producing the protein MTIPEIQKKIEEGLPGCKVEILDPYRDGVHIKAVVTYNGFNGKGLIEQHRMVYATLKEELKEEIHALALETRSE; encoded by the coding sequence ATGACCATTCCAGAAATCCAAAAAAAAATCGAAGAAGGATTACCTGGTTGTAAGGTTGAAATCTTAGATCCTTACCGTGATGGTGTCCACATCAAAGCAGTTGTCACTTACAATGGTTTTAATGGCAAGGGACTCATCGAACAACACCGTATGGTGTATGCAACTTTAAAAGAAGAATTAAAAGAAGAAATCCATGCTTTAGCATTGGAAACTAGGAGTGAATGA
- a CDS encoding rhodanese-related sulfurtransferase, whose protein sequence is MKKFLFNRFDKETLKKKVLDDKRERRVISFYRYVKIKDPIEFRNSLYDSFEDLGILGRIYLASEGINAQFSIPSENYNALRAFVDTIPELEGIYFNDAVEDKKESFIKLAIKVRKKIVADGLDDSKFDPSDVGTHLTPLEFHKALEEDGVVVVDLRNNYESEVGHFENAILPDVGTFREELPLVEKILENDKDKKILLYCTGGIRCEKASAYLKYKGFERVHQLRGGIINYAKAVTDFGLKSKFKGKNFVFDDRLGERITDDVLTVCYTCGNPSDRHTNCANLGCHVLIVQCESCSETLLGCCSEECKNIVTLPEETQKLLRQEQRKQQKYPTHHLTRKLVGK, encoded by the coding sequence GTGAAAAAATTTTTATTCAACCGTTTTGATAAAGAGACACTTAAAAAAAAAGTATTGGATGACAAAAGGGAACGTAGAGTCATCTCCTTCTATCGTTACGTCAAAATCAAAGATCCTATCGAATTTCGAAATTCATTGTACGATTCCTTTGAAGATTTAGGCATTTTAGGAAGAATTTATCTCGCAAGTGAAGGGATTAATGCTCAATTTTCCATTCCATCGGAAAACTATAACGCCTTGCGTGCTTTTGTGGATACAATTCCAGAATTAGAAGGAATTTACTTCAATGATGCTGTTGAAGATAAAAAAGAAAGTTTTATCAAACTTGCAATTAAAGTTCGGAAAAAAATTGTCGCAGATGGTCTTGACGATTCCAAATTTGATCCTTCCGATGTAGGGACACATCTCACACCTCTAGAATTCCACAAAGCCTTAGAGGAAGATGGTGTGGTTGTTGTGGACCTTCGCAATAATTACGAATCAGAAGTTGGTCATTTTGAAAATGCGATACTACCTGACGTAGGAACTTTCCGCGAAGAACTTCCGTTAGTGGAAAAAATTCTAGAAAATGACAAAGATAAAAAAATACTTTTGTATTGTACGGGAGGAATACGCTGTGAAAAAGCGAGTGCCTACCTCAAATACAAGGGTTTTGAAAGAGTCCACCAATTGCGTGGTGGGATCATCAATTATGCAAAAGCGGTAACCGATTTTGGCCTTAAATCAAAATTCAAAGGAAAAAACTTTGTTTTTGATGATCGATTGGGGGAAAGGATCACAGATGATGTCTTAACAGTTTGTTACACTTGCGGGAACCCCTCTGACAGACATACCAATTGTGCAAACCTTGGTTGCCATGTTCTTATCGTTCAGTGTGAATCATGCTCCGAAACACTACTCGGATGTTGTTCCGAAGAATGTAAAAATATAGTTACACTACCAGAAGAGACACAAAAGTTACTTCGCCAAGAACAAAGAAAACAACAGAAATACCCAACTCACCACCTAACAAGAAAACTAGTAGGAAAATAG
- a CDS encoding ABC transporter permease, translated as MWKSNLTALQTIVRREWIRIIRIWVQTLIPPVITMALYFLIFGELVGRQIGKIGNFTYIEFIVPGLIMMSVITNSYNNVVSSFFSSKFQKNIEELLVSPTSPYIIVLGYTFGGVVRGIFVGILVTLTSLFFTNLQFQHPLIIFITVILTSILFSLGGFFNALFAKKFDDVTIIPTFILTPLTYLGGVFYSVKNLPEFWQTISYLNPILYMVNLFRYGFIGITDVSLFFSLGFILFLSVLLFLLNVRLMKIGYGIRN; from the coding sequence ATGTGGAAATCTAATTTAACCGCTTTACAAACCATCGTTCGGAGAGAATGGATTCGTATCATTCGAATTTGGGTGCAAACCCTAATCCCACCCGTGATCACAATGGCACTTTATTTTCTTATCTTTGGAGAACTAGTTGGCCGCCAAATTGGTAAAATTGGAAACTTCACTTATATTGAATTCATTGTGCCAGGTCTCATAATGATGAGTGTGATCACAAATTCTTACAATAATGTTGTTTCTTCTTTTTTTTCTAGTAAGTTTCAGAAAAATATTGAAGAACTTTTAGTATCACCTACTTCCCCATACATAATTGTACTTGGTTATACCTTTGGCGGTGTCGTGCGTGGGATTTTTGTTGGAATTTTAGTGACACTCACCTCTTTGTTTTTTACAAATTTACAATTCCAACATCCACTGATCATTTTTATCACTGTAATCCTTACTTCTATTTTATTTTCGTTAGGTGGTTTTTTCAATGCCTTGTTTGCAAAAAAATTTGATGATGTTACCATCATTCCAACTTTTATCCTTACCCCGCTGACGTATTTAGGAGGGGTATTTTATTCTGTAAAAAATTTACCTGAATTTTGGCAAACGATCTCGTATTTGAATCCAATTTTGTATATGGTAAATCTTTTCCGTTATGGGTTTATTGGAATCACAGATGTAAGTTTATTTTTTTCTTTAGGTTTTATCCTTTTTCTCTCAGTATTACTCTTTTTACTCAATGTTAGGTTAATGAAAATTGGTTATGGAATTAGAAACTAA
- a CDS encoding MAPEG family protein: protein MTILIICLLVSILQIYLAKAVVALAMVREGKGYDNHHPRKQQSRLTGWGARAVAAHLNGLEAFPIFAIGILLNILLDIELYWSEILSISFISLRFLYIYLYIADYSYARSTIWVFAFFCCIGMYLLPLFV from the coding sequence ATGACAATTCTTATCATTTGCCTTCTTGTATCCATCCTTCAAATTTATTTAGCAAAAGCAGTGGTTGCCCTTGCGATGGTTCGCGAAGGGAAAGGTTATGACAACCACCACCCACGTAAACAACAATCAAGACTCACAGGGTGGGGAGCAAGGGCTGTAGCAGCCCACTTGAATGGATTAGAAGCATTTCCCATCTTTGCGATTGGAATTTTACTAAACATTCTACTAGATATAGAATTGTATTGGTCTGAGATTTTATCCATTAGTTTTATATCCCTTCGATTTTTGTACATTTACCTTTATATCGCTGATTATTCGTATGCACGTTCTACGATATGGGTTTTTGCATTCTTTTGTTGTATTGGAATGTATCTTTTGCCATTATTCGTATAA
- a CDS encoding BolA family protein, whose amino-acid sequence MELETKKTRKHRMELVLQETFIPNELLVLDVSLEHAGHLGMTKDSKETHFRIKMVSKAFQGKSTVEQHRAVYEVLGPEFKNGLHALEMDLSYPKSESN is encoded by the coding sequence ATGGAATTAGAAACTAAAAAAACTCGAAAACATAGAATGGAACTTGTTTTGCAGGAAACTTTTATCCCAAATGAACTTTTGGTTTTGGATGTTTCGTTAGAACACGCTGGACACCTAGGAATGACAAAGGATTCCAAAGAAACACATTTTCGAATCAAAATGGTCTCCAAAGCCTTCCAAGGAAAATCCACTGTAGAACAACATAGAGCCGTTTATGAGGTATTAGGTCCAGAATTCAAAAATGGTCTACATGCTTTGGAAATGGATCTCTCTTACCCAAAAAGTGAGTCTAATTAA
- a CDS encoding dihydrolipoyl dehydrogenase — protein MKEYDILVIGAGAGTKLVTPPSLLGKRVAVFEKETAGGTCLNRGCIPSKMVIYPSELLRLPEESKRFGIHFQENPKFDVDSIFTRVNQTVKLDSDSIPIAYEKNPNIDYIPNKVWFKKSKILTDGENEYTAKHIFVVTGTRPNIPNIPGLENTPYWTSREALSPNIFPKSLLIIGAGFISLELGAAYHSYGCQVIGLTRGEVLSHADGDIKKELNNHLPFPIHTNFKIQSVEFQNNLFRVSGTNKEGLVVQLEAEKLLIATGIKPNTEDLQLQNTKIQCNESGYILVDETLQTNDPGVYAFGDVIGRYFFRHSANFEGEYLFEHLYGNQKNLPISYPPMPEAIFTYPQIASIGKTEEDLIKEKIPYYKGLNPYKSSATGMARLSTYGFVKVLVSKETDQVLGAHIIGEEAANLLHQIVLGMYLKAKLDDYLGMIYIHPAISEITRNAFRKVREEKRKEVEM, from the coding sequence ATGAAGGAATATGACATTTTGGTCATTGGTGCAGGAGCGGGGACAAAACTTGTCACCCCACCTTCTCTCTTAGGCAAACGAGTGGCAGTTTTTGAAAAAGAAACCGCGGGGGGAACTTGTCTCAATAGAGGTTGTATCCCTTCGAAAATGGTGATCTACCCTTCTGAATTACTACGTCTCCCGGAGGAATCCAAACGGTTTGGAATCCATTTCCAGGAAAATCCGAAGTTTGATGTGGATTCAATTTTCACCCGTGTCAACCAAACAGTAAAATTGGACTCCGATTCCATCCCAATCGCTTATGAAAAAAACCCAAACATTGATTATATTCCTAATAAGGTTTGGTTTAAAAAATCAAAAATCCTGACAGATGGGGAAAATGAATATACCGCCAAACATATATTTGTTGTCACTGGCACAAGACCAAACATACCAAACATTCCTGGATTAGAAAATACACCTTATTGGACCTCAAGAGAAGCCCTTTCTCCAAACATTTTTCCTAAGTCATTACTCATCATTGGCGCAGGTTTCATTTCTCTAGAATTGGGTGCCGCTTATCATTCCTATGGTTGCCAAGTGATTGGACTCACTCGTGGAGAAGTTTTATCACATGCTGACGGTGATATCAAAAAAGAACTAAACAATCATTTGCCGTTCCCAATCCATACAAACTTTAAAATACAATCAGTAGAATTCCAAAACAATTTATTCCGAGTGAGTGGAACAAACAAAGAAGGACTTGTTGTACAGTTGGAAGCAGAAAAACTTCTAATCGCCACTGGGATAAAACCAAATACAGAAGATCTGCAATTACAAAACACAAAAATCCAGTGTAATGAATCAGGATACATACTTGTCGATGAAACCTTACAAACAAATGATCCTGGTGTGTATGCGTTTGGTGATGTGATCGGACGATACTTTTTTCGCCACAGTGCCAATTTTGAGGGGGAATATCTTTTTGAACATTTGTATGGTAATCAAAAAAATCTTCCAATTTCCTACCCACCTATGCCAGAAGCCATATTTACATACCCTCAAATTGCAAGTATTGGTAAAACGGAAGAGGATTTAATTAAAGAAAAAATCCCTTACTACAAAGGGCTAAATCCTTACAAGTCAAGTGCAACTGGTATGGCTCGTTTATCAACCTACGGATTTGTAAAAGTTTTAGTTTCAAAAGAAACGGATCAAGTGCTTGGTGCTCATATCATCGGTGAGGAAGCGGCAAATCTCCTCCATCAAATTGTTTTAGGTATGTATTTAAAAGCAAAACTAGATGATTATTTAGGTATGATCTACATCCACCCTGCAATTTCTGAGATTACTAGGAATGCATTTCGCAAAGTTCGTGAAGAAAAACGCAAAGAGGTAGAAATGTGA
- a CDS encoding MBL fold metallo-hydrolase produces the protein MIEVLPIFTNSPLRNYTYLIYSNRTGEVYCVDPYFAPLILSHIKKMGLKLKGILNTHEHGDHTEGNLELKEETKCIIYGHKNAKGKIPGLDETLEEGDICFSVENETIEVWDTPGHTFSHLSFVHKNPKTELGIFSGDTLFNVGVGNCFRGGDPISLYETITKRYSQLPDHCLLYPGHDYWENNLSFANHVHPNQKFREEFQKSFSPFHISNIGLEKKLSPFFQRDSNSLQDRLTELGETFTDDKSVFLLLRKLRDHW, from the coding sequence ATGATTGAAGTCCTTCCCATTTTTACAAACTCTCCCCTCAGAAACTACACGTATCTCATTTATTCCAACCGAACGGGAGAGGTATATTGTGTGGATCCTTATTTTGCACCACTCATCCTTTCCCATATCAAAAAAATGGGTTTAAAACTAAAAGGGATTTTGAATACCCATGAACACGGTGACCATACCGAAGGGAATTTGGAATTAAAAGAAGAAACCAAATGCATCATTTATGGACATAAAAATGCCAAAGGGAAAATTCCAGGCCTCGACGAAACTTTAGAAGAAGGTGATATTTGTTTTTCTGTTGAAAATGAAACCATCGAAGTTTGGGACACACCTGGACATACCTTTTCCCACCTAAGTTTTGTTCATAAAAATCCAAAAACGGAACTAGGTATTTTTTCAGGTGATACTTTATTCAATGTGGGTGTGGGGAATTGTTTCCGAGGTGGAGATCCGATCTCTCTATATGAAACGATAACAAAACGGTATTCTCAACTGCCAGATCATTGTTTACTCTACCCTGGTCATGATTATTGGGAAAACAACCTATCGTTTGCAAATCATGTACATCCGAACCAAAAATTTCGAGAGGAGTTTCAAAAATCCTTTTCTCCTTTTCATATTTCAAACATTGGACTTGAGAAAAAACTAAGCCCTTTTTTTCAACGTGATTCAAACTCCCTTCAAGATCGTTTAACAGAACTAGGCGAAACATTTACAGATGATAAATCAGTTTTTTTGCTTTTACGGAAACTGAGAGACCATTGGTAA